The DNA segment CCCCAAAAAGGCGAATGCGAAAACCTGCTGGTCCCAGTCTGCCTTTCCTCTTCCCACGTCGCGTTTGGATCGATCCGCATGGAGCCGGTCTATATGATCCTGGGGCAAAGTGCCGGGACTGCCGCAGCCATGGCGATCTCCGAAAGCTCCGCCGTGCAGGATGTCGATTATTCCAAGCTAAAGCAGAAATTGGAACAGGATGGACAACGGCTGGTCTGGAACCTGCGAACGGTTGGCAAGCCTGCCAAACCGCTCCCCGGGTTGGTGACGGATGTAGATGTCGCGAAAACGACCGGTGCGTGGACGTCTGGGGCGCTCGTTCCCGTCTGTGGCCTCTCCTACCTGCACGATAACAACGAAGGCAAAGGAGATAAAACGGTGACCTTTACCGTCAAAGCCCCAGCCCCTGGGACCTATCAAGTCCGTTTGCTGTACGCCCCCTTGGGCAATCGATCCAGCAACACGCCGGTGGCGGTCGCCGTCGGAGATGTCGTAAGTGAAAAGACCGTCAACCAGCGTCAAGCAACCGACAACGGATCGTCACTGGGAAACTTTCGCATCGACGATTCCGTAACGGTGACGGTATCCAATCGGAACACGGATGGCTTCGTGATCGTTGATGGCGTGCAACTATTGCCCAAGCAGTAGCACGTGAATCAATAAGTCAACGCTGGCGGAGAACCGCATTTCGATTGCATATTTGGGTAGCTGCCAGTGGTTCCACGGCTAAATGATCAGGAAATTGTTTTGAACACTCGCGACTCAATCGGTGCCTTGGTCTTTACAGCCGTCTTAATTGGGTGCTGGCCTGCCATTCTTTCCGCTCAAAAGGATGACGCACGACCGACGTTGACCGTTAGCGACGGTAGCTCATTCATTCCCAAGGACTATTATCCTGAGTTCCGTTGGGATACGACGCCCATGTATTACATGTTTGGCGATACCCGGCGGACCCTGACGCCTGAGGAAGTCAAATTCATTGCAGAGCGGACCGATTTCATATGCATCGAAAAATCGCATGCCTCCCGCGAACTAGGGTTCGCTGAACGGGGCGCCAAACACGAAGCGGGTGCGTTCAAAAAGATCAAGCCAGAGATGAAGGTACTGTTCTACTTCAATTCGGCTTATGCTTGGCCGTTCACCTCTTACAACCAAATGTTTAAACCGGACACTATCGACGATCATCCGGCATACAAGAAATTTCTTATCGTCGATCCCAAAACCGGCGAATTGGCACATCGTCGAAACGTTTTCTACTTTGATGTTCTCAATCCCGAGCTACGTGACTGGTGGGTGAACACCGTCGCCCAAGGAGTCCGCGAATCCGGCTGCGATGGCGTCTTCATCGATCAGATGCATGGTTTTGCGTGGTTGCGCAAAGACCGCAGCCAAGAGGTCCAAAAGGCCATGGGTGACATGATGGGGGCTCTCAAGAAGAAGATGGGCCCGGACAAGATATTGCTCGCCAATAACGCTCACCAGAGAATCGCCAAGGATGTTTTTCCGGTCATGGACGCGTCCATGTTCGAACATTACAACGCCCAATTGCTCAGCAAAGAAGCTTTACTGCGGGATTGGAACGATATGCTGCAGATTGCCAAAGCAGGCAAGATGTCGATCTTCCGGATCGGAGTCGAGGTCGAGCGCGTCCGCAGTCCACAAGGCGAACAAACCACTCGAAAACGCAGCCGGACCGATCCGTTAGCAGCTCTCGCCAAGGAACGAATAGAGTACCACCTTGCCTGTTACCTAATCGGTGCTCAGCCCTACTCCTATTTCCAATATGGCTGGGGATGGACTCTGGCGTCCGGATCCTTGCACGATTATCCAGAACTGCGCAGACCGCTAGGCGCCCCCAAGGGAGCTTTCCAGCGCACGACCGCAGAGGGCTGGGAGTTCACTCGTGAATTCGAACACGCTTCGGTTTGGGTCGATACCGAAAAAGGGGAAGGCAAAATTTCTTGGCGGTAACTTGGTTTGCTTAGCCGCAAATCGGCCACTGCGATAACGATCAACGTCTTCCTTCCGCCGCCGGTCATTCAAAGCGCTCGCTCGCTGCTGTAGAATTCCGCCATGATCCTGCACATCGACATGGACGCATTTTACGCCTCCGTTGAACAGCGAGAGAACCCGTCGCTTAGGGGCAAGGCGCTTGTCGTCGGCGGTGCGGCCGCCGGACGAGGCGTCGTCGCTGCGGCAAGCTATGAGGCGCGGCGGTTTGGCGTCTACAGTGCGATGCCCATGAAAACGGCACTTGCTCGCTGTCCGGACCTGGTGGTGGTTCCGACGCAAATGGAGTTATACGCTGCGGTTTCTAAGCAGATCCGCGAAATATTCCATCGTTTTACGCCCCTTGTGGAACCGCTTTCATTGGATGAGGCCTTTCTCGATGTGACGGGCACCCAGGCGTTGTTCGGATCTTCCGCAGAAATTGGTGCTCAGATCCAGCGGACCATTGCGGATGAACTTCATCTGGACGCATCGGTCGGCGTGGCACCAAACAAATTTATCGCAAAAGTTGCTAGTGCATATGTCAAGCCACGAGGCTTCACCGTCGTCACCCCAGAAGATCTGCATTCGTTTCTCGATCCGTTGCCGGTCGACAAAATCTGGGGCGTTGGAAGGCGAGCTGAAGCTCGACTGGGAGAACTTGGTATCTTCCGTGTCGCGGATCTTCGGCAAACCGATCTTGAGCGACTGAAACAAGCGATTGGCAACGCGTCAGCGGAGCACCTGCACGCGTTGGCCTGGGGACGTGATGATCGAGCGGTCGTCCCCGATCGTGAAGCAAAATCAATTTCTCATGAAACAACGTTTCCAGCCGATCTCACGGACGAAGAGGTGTTACGAGCCATTCTGCTGCGTTTAACCGAACAGGTTGCTCGCCGCCTGCGAAGGCATGACCGCTACTGCAGTACGGTGACGTTAAAAGTTCGGTTTAGCGATTTCCAAACAACCGCGCGTTCGGTGACGCTTGCCACCGCCTCGAATTCGACGCAGGTCCTGTGGGATACGGCTCGCGACACGCTGCTGAAACGGATTCCGATCACCCAACCGGTTCGTTTAGTCGGAATAGGGGTCAGTTCGCTGGGAGATTCACCTGCGCGGCAACTGGGGCTGTTCGACGACACCAGCACTCGAGACACGCAAGTCGACCAGACGACCGATTTGATCCTGGAGCGGTTTGGAAAAGGCGCCATTCGACGTGGCACCACCCATCATTCGTAAGCGGTTGTAACGATTTGAACCAACTGGACTTTTCACGTCCGAGACGTCTCCGTGCCCTCCTTCTGCGGGATACAATGGGCGCGTCAGAGTTATCGCTGCCAAGCAAACGCCATAGATTCCTCTCTGCACAACTCCGCAAGCTCGCACGAAAAACGTCTGCAGGCGACGAGCGAACAGGCATATCCGCGTTGGTGTAATCGTCATCACTTACACGAAAGATGACGAAACCCTCCGTGGCCGGGGAGCCCGCATATAGATCCCCGGTTGTTTTTTTGCGTCCCTCGAACGATAGTCAATAGATACAAATTGACACCGATTCCAACCAGATATCACGATGATTGAGAAAACCCCAACGCCCACGACCGATGATCTTCGAATTCGCGCGATCAAGTCGCTGATGCCGCCGAAAGATTTGATGTCGGAAATCCCCGCCGATTCAACCGTCGCCGCAACGGTTTCGGAAGCACGGAGCGGCATCCAACGCGTGCTGAATGAAGAAGATGACAGGCTGGTGGTCGTCATCGGTCCCTGCTCGATCCATGATCCCGAAGCAGCGATTGAATATGCCCAGCTGTTGCTTAACGAACAACAAAAGCATCAAGATCAATTGCTGATTGTGATGCGAGTCTACTTCGAAAAGCCACGTACCACGGTCGGCTGGAAGGGCTTGATCAACGATCCGGGACTGGACAACAGCTTTGAAATCAATCGTGGCCTGCGGATCGCCCGCGGACTGCTCCGTGATATCAACGCGATGGGGTTACCGACCGGAACCGAATTTTTGGATTTGATTAGTCCACAATACGTCGCCGACCTGGTTGGCTGGGGTGCCATCGGTGCACGTACGACCGAAAGTCAAGGACACCGTGAACTCGCATCGGGACTCTCCTGTCCTGTTGGGTTCAAAAACGGAACGGGTGGCAATGTCCAAATCGCCGTCGATGCGATCTGCTCGGCTCAACGCCCGCATCACTTTTTGTCGGTGACCAAAGACGGAACCTCGGCAATCTTTGCGACCACGGGCAATAAGGATTGTCACTTGATCTTACGAGGCGGCGGAGCCCACACGAACTACGACGCCGCCAGCATCGACACCGCTTCGGAACTGCTTACCAAGGCAAATCTGAAGCCTCGGATCATGGTCGATACCAGCCATGCGAACAGCCGCAAGAAATTCACACGCCAGCGTTACGTCTGTCGCGACATCTGTGCTCAGGTTAGCGATGGCGATCAGCGAATCATGGGCGTGATGGTTGAAAGCAATTTGGTCGAAGGGAATCAGAGCTTAAGCGAAGGAAACCTCGTTCGCGGAAAAAGCATCACGGACGCCTGCATCGGATGGGATGAAACCATCGCACTGTTGCAAGACCTAAACGACGCGGTTCTGGCTCGCCGCAACGCTTAGGGCTGCAACACTTAGGGCTGCCGCAACGCTTCGGGCCGCGGCAAACGCATCGCCCCTACCTCAAAACGATCAATTGTCTTTGATCTGTTCGGCAAGCTGTGTCGCAACTTTGTGCCACAGCTTGGCGTCTGCCTGAAAAGGAATGTTCCGCACGCGATAGTGGAATTCCTTGTCCGCCGGTACCGAGCGATTCAAGAACGTCGTGAAGTAGTGTTTGCGGTAACGATCAGGAAGGTCCCAGTAGCGGGTTCGCCAATCGTCCCCTTCCGGCACGTCGACCACGTACGTCACAACCCCTTTGTCCGTCGAGGCATCGTAGATCGCCGACCAACGAACGGCTTGGTCGATCCGCTGGCCTCGGTTGCCCTCAAATGCCCCTTCCACGCGTGAACCGTCTGGCAGTTCGGCCAGAAAGTCGGTTGCGGTGACCGTCCAGGGATGCATGAAGTGGTAAATCAAATCGACCGGAGTTTCTTTTTCGGCGATCAACCGAACATCTTCGACGATTTGGTTGTCCTGAATTTCAATTTCGGTGGTCAACAGAAAATCACGAATACGTGACTTTTTCAACAGTCTTACTTTTTCGGCTTTCAGCGCCGGAGGGGGATCCTGAACCGGATTGCCATCGACCCACAGCGATAATTCCAGGATCTGCTCGTCTTCGTTTTCGGTATGTCCGCTACCGATAAACCCGACGCCCGGGAATTTGATGACCGATCCGTAATGGCTTCCCCAACGATCCAGCCCAAGACGCGTCTGTTTATAGTCAATGCGGTAGAGCGTCCAGAATGAACGACTTTCAAAACGGACTTGTAGGTCTCCAACATCTGCGGTGATTTCTTTCGGCCAACCTTCTCGCCGAGGCGGGTCAAAACTCTTTAGGACGACATTGTCGACAGATACTTGTCCCTGGCAATTCGCATTGTCCTCGTAAAAAGAAAACCGGATACGAATGCTGTGCGTCCCCTCTGGCAGGAGGTTGGAGGTTCCAGGCCCGAAGGACCCTCGCACCTGTCGCCAGTCATGAGCGGACGACTTGGTATTCAGCGGATAAAAAGAAATCTGCTTCAGCGTTTTTCCTTCCGCGTCAAAGCAATACATGGAAAACGCAAAGATCCCGCGTTGCAGTCCCTCGGACTTCAGATCGGCCTGGACCTTGTACGCCTTGGCGGGATCAATCTGTTCGCCAAGAATCACATGCGAGGTTTCGACGCCCAACAGACGGCCGTCGGGGTTGAGTTCCAAGATTTGCCCACGGTCGCTACCACCGTCCACCAGAGCGACTTGAGAGGCATCGCCGGGACGAAACACCCAACCTTCCAGCCCCTTTTCAAATCCACCATTGCCGAGCAGGGATGCCGACGGAGACAATTCCTCGGCGCCCGAAGGCGGCATCCCAGCGGTGATCAGAAGGACCGCGTAAAGTGCTGAAAGGACTCTCTTCATCGTCGTTCTCTCGTATCGATCATGGTGTGGCAGCTAGTGTTGAAACAAGCACTAGTCTACTCGCCGCGGCAAACCACGTCCCCAGCTTCTTCCATTTTCAATCGTCGAACCGGGGGCTCGTGAAATGCCTACTACTGGACACACCACTGGACCAGCGACAGCAGGTCATTTCCCTCGGATTCGACGCGCAATTTCTCCCCTGCGTGCCGCTGGACAAAACCAATCGACGATTTGATTTGCTCGCTTTCCGCAGCGGTGCCCAGGTGAGTCTTTGGCTGCAAAATCGCAACGCGTCTGGGGGCGATACTGGCCAACAAATCGGGCAGATCGTAAGCCGTCAACGCCCCGGCCACAAGCGAATTAGCGTTTACGTCATAATCCGCGTTCAAGACAATCGACTGATAATCCAACAGCGATTCACACAGAATCAACCACTGGATCTGTTGCTCGAATGCAGCCGCATGCAAGAGTGCGGGACCGACATCCCCGCAGGCGATGGCTCCAACTTGATCCGCATTCACGTCGTCTCGATCTTGCAGGAATTTCAGCACCCGGACCGCATCTCCGGCATTGATACCGGCGACGCTCCGACCGGCCATCAGGGCATTAAAGAATGGTTGTACCGGAGCATGTCCCTGTGTGATCCGATAGGCGGTTTCGCCATATCCCAACAGGTCTGGTGCGGCAACAACGTAACCGCTA comes from the Roseimaritima multifibrata genome and includes:
- the dinB gene encoding DNA polymerase IV is translated as MILHIDMDAFYASVEQRENPSLRGKALVVGGAAAGRGVVAAASYEARRFGVYSAMPMKTALARCPDLVVVPTQMELYAAVSKQIREIFHRFTPLVEPLSLDEAFLDVTGTQALFGSSAEIGAQIQRTIADELHLDASVGVAPNKFIAKVASAYVKPRGFTVVTPEDLHSFLDPLPVDKIWGVGRRAEARLGELGIFRVADLRQTDLERLKQAIGNASAEHLHALAWGRDDRAVVPDREAKSISHETTFPADLTDEEVLRAILLRLTEQVARRLRRHDRYCSTVTLKVRFSDFQTTARSVTLATASNSTQVLWDTARDTLLKRIPITQPVRLVGIGVSSLGDSPARQLGLFDDTSTRDTQVDQTTDLILERFGKGAIRRGTTHHS
- a CDS encoding putative glycoside hydrolase, with protein sequence MNTRDSIGALVFTAVLIGCWPAILSAQKDDARPTLTVSDGSSFIPKDYYPEFRWDTTPMYYMFGDTRRTLTPEEVKFIAERTDFICIEKSHASRELGFAERGAKHEAGAFKKIKPEMKVLFYFNSAYAWPFTSYNQMFKPDTIDDHPAYKKFLIVDPKTGELAHRRNVFYFDVLNPELRDWWVNTVAQGVRESGCDGVFIDQMHGFAWLRKDRSQEVQKAMGDMMGALKKKMGPDKILLANNAHQRIAKDVFPVMDASMFEHYNAQLLSKEALLRDWNDMLQIAKAGKMSIFRIGVEVERVRSPQGEQTTRKRSRTDPLAALAKERIEYHLACYLIGAQPYSYFQYGWGWTLASGSLHDYPELRRPLGAPKGAFQRTTAEGWEFTREFEHASVWVDTEKGEGKISWR
- a CDS encoding 3-deoxy-7-phosphoheptulonate synthase; this encodes MIEKTPTPTTDDLRIRAIKSLMPPKDLMSEIPADSTVAATVSEARSGIQRVLNEEDDRLVVVIGPCSIHDPEAAIEYAQLLLNEQQKHQDQLLIVMRVYFEKPRTTVGWKGLINDPGLDNSFEINRGLRIARGLLRDINAMGLPTGTEFLDLISPQYVADLVGWGAIGARTTESQGHRELASGLSCPVGFKNGTGGNVQIAVDAICSAQRPHHFLSVTKDGTSAIFATTGNKDCHLILRGGGAHTNYDAASIDTASELLTKANLKPRIMVDTSHANSRKKFTRQRYVCRDICAQVSDGDQRIMGVMVESNLVEGNQSLSEGNLVRGKSITDACIGWDETIALLQDLNDAVLARRNA